A region from the Vicia villosa cultivar HV-30 ecotype Madison, WI linkage group LG3, Vvil1.0, whole genome shotgun sequence genome encodes:
- the LOC131658161 gene encoding uncharacterized protein LOC131658161, giving the protein MKDANAAKTNGRVFALRGTKDFKKDNLIRDTCLINSVELVTIVDTGATHSFILLDCATMLGLELYFMDGSMVIDTPDNGFVTTTFVCKGCPLTIFDKSFVKHLVCLPLHQIDVILRMNWLKYNYVHINCFNNTLRFPKFGNGGGLMLLTSKQVSECLRDEVVMFAMFASLQSDRETASVELVIVCEFPEVFPYYISDLPLEHELEFSIELMLGTSSVSMALYRMLAFEMNELKKQLEEMLEKKFVRPSVS; this is encoded by the coding sequence ATGAAGGATGCTAATGCTGCCAAGACCAATGGTAGAGTGTTTGCTTTGAGAGGAACAAAAGACTTCAAGAAGGACAACTTGATTCGAGATACTTGTTTAATTAACAGTGTCGAATTGGTTACTATTGTagatactggtgctactcattcGTTTATTTTGCTTGATTGTGCTACTATGTTGGGATTGGAGTTGTATTTTATGGATGGTAGTATGGTAATAGATACTCCTGATAATGGTTTTGTTACTACTACTTTTGTTTGTAAAGGATGTCCTTTGACTATCTTTGATAAGAGTTTTGTGAAGCATTTGGTTTGTCTACCCTTACACCAAATCGATGTGATTCTTAGGATGAACTGGTTGAAGTACAACTATGTTCATATAAATTGTTTCAATAATACGTTGAGGTTTCCAAAGTTTGGTAATGGTGGAGGATTGATGTTGTTGACTTCTAAGCAAGTGAGTGAATGCCTTAGAGACGAGGTCGTGATGTTTGCAATGTTCGCGTCGTTGCAAAGTGACCGTGAAACTGCAAGTGTTGAACTTGTGATTGTCTGTGAATTTCCTGAGGTATTTCCATATTATATAAGTGATTTGCCCCTAGAACATGAATTAGAGTTTTCTATAGAGTTGATGCTAGGTACGAGTTCGGTATCGATGGCTCTTTATAGAATGTTGGCTTTCGAGATGAATgagctgaagaagcaattggaaGAGATGCTCGAGAAAAAGTTTGTTCGACCGAGTGTTTCAtag